Proteins from a genomic interval of Quercus robur chromosome 9, dhQueRobu3.1, whole genome shotgun sequence:
- the LOC126698322 gene encoding uncharacterized protein LOC126698322 isoform X1, protein MRTLLTLRPPQPSPPPCLFSSTFLFSFRPNKRFHFLTPCSSLKQTKKQNRSTAPSTAPQSLRWFFSNPRSEEEGSGGGAGGGGGGGDKRGGDGEKGGELELEGDTAIKGTILAGVLLVGVVGGFATVGYVYKDQINAYLTQFSTFIEGYGPAGYALFVAVYAGLEILAIPAIPLTMSAGLLFGSLIGTIIVSISGTVAASAAFLIARYFARERILKLVEGNKKFLAIDKAIGENGFRVVTLLRLSPLLPFSLGNYLYGLTSVKFVPYVLGSWLGMLPGTWAYVSAGAFGRAIIQEESEIGLPGGNGQLLTLGLGLLVTAIAAAYVTQLAKDAVKDIDE, encoded by the exons ATGCGCACCCTCCTCACTCTCAGGCCACCACAACCTTCACCACCACCATGTCTCTTCAGCTCCACATTTCTCTTCAGCTTCAGACCCAACAAGCGGTTTCACTTCCTCACACCTTGCTCTTCTCTAAAGCAGACCAAGAAGCAGAATAGAAGTACTGCCCCTAGCACTGCCCCACAGAGTCTCAGGTGGTTCTTTAGCAATCCAAGGAGTGAAGAAGAAGGTAGTGGAGGCGgtgctggtggtggtggaggtggtggtgatAAGAGAGGAGGAGATGGTGAAAAGGGTGGTGAGTTGGAGTTGGAAGGTGACACTGCAATTAAAGGTACCATCTTGGCTGGTGTTTTGCTGGTGGGTGTAGTTGGTGGCTTTGCCACTGTTGGGTATGTCTACAAGGACCAGATTAATGCCTACTTGACTCAATTTTCTACTTTCATCGAAG GTTATGGCCCAGCTGGATATGCTTTATTTGTAGCGGTTTATGCAGGACTGGAA ATACTTGCGATTCCAGCCATTCCTTTGACCATGTCAGCTGGTCTTCTTTTTGGTTCTCTTATCGGCACTATCATTGTCTCCATCAGTGGAACA GTGGCAGCAAGTGCAGCCTTTTTAATTGCTAGATACTTTGCTCGAGAGCGGATTCTTAAACTGGTcgaaggaaacaaaaaatttctagcAATTGACAAAGCAATTGGAGAAAATGGCTTCAGAGTTGTTACCCTACTTCGTTTAAGCCCTTTACTTCCATTTTCTTTGGGAAATTATCTATATGGATTGACATCCGTGAAGTTTGTACCATACGTATTGGGAAG TTGGTTGGGGATGCTTCCAGGAACATGGGCTTATGTGAGTGCTGGTGCATTTGGGCGGGCAATTATT CAAGAAGAATCTGAGATTGGTTTACCTGGAGGAAATGGTCAGCTATTGACACTTGGTCTAGGACTATTGGTCACAGCAATTGCTGCAGCTTATGTGACACAGCTTGCTAAG GATGCCGTAAAGGATATTGATGAGTAG
- the LOC126698322 gene encoding uncharacterized protein LOC126698322 isoform X2 yields MRTLLTLRPPQPSPPPCLFSSTFLFSFRPNKRFHFLTPCSSLKQTKKQNRSTAPSTAPQSLRWFFSNPRSEEEGSGGGAGGGGGGGDKRGGDGEKGGELELEGDTAIKGTILAGVLLVGVVGGFATVGYVYKDQINAYLTQFSTFIEGYGPAGYALFVAVYAGLEVAASAAFLIARYFARERILKLVEGNKKFLAIDKAIGENGFRVVTLLRLSPLLPFSLGNYLYGLTSVKFVPYVLGSWLGMLPGTWAYVSAGAFGRAIIQEESEIGLPGGNGQLLTLGLGLLVTAIAAAYVTQLAKDAVKDIDE; encoded by the exons ATGCGCACCCTCCTCACTCTCAGGCCACCACAACCTTCACCACCACCATGTCTCTTCAGCTCCACATTTCTCTTCAGCTTCAGACCCAACAAGCGGTTTCACTTCCTCACACCTTGCTCTTCTCTAAAGCAGACCAAGAAGCAGAATAGAAGTACTGCCCCTAGCACTGCCCCACAGAGTCTCAGGTGGTTCTTTAGCAATCCAAGGAGTGAAGAAGAAGGTAGTGGAGGCGgtgctggtggtggtggaggtggtggtgatAAGAGAGGAGGAGATGGTGAAAAGGGTGGTGAGTTGGAGTTGGAAGGTGACACTGCAATTAAAGGTACCATCTTGGCTGGTGTTTTGCTGGTGGGTGTAGTTGGTGGCTTTGCCACTGTTGGGTATGTCTACAAGGACCAGATTAATGCCTACTTGACTCAATTTTCTACTTTCATCGAAG GTTATGGCCCAGCTGGATATGCTTTATTTGTAGCGGTTTATGCAGGACTGGAA GTGGCAGCAAGTGCAGCCTTTTTAATTGCTAGATACTTTGCTCGAGAGCGGATTCTTAAACTGGTcgaaggaaacaaaaaatttctagcAATTGACAAAGCAATTGGAGAAAATGGCTTCAGAGTTGTTACCCTACTTCGTTTAAGCCCTTTACTTCCATTTTCTTTGGGAAATTATCTATATGGATTGACATCCGTGAAGTTTGTACCATACGTATTGGGAAG TTGGTTGGGGATGCTTCCAGGAACATGGGCTTATGTGAGTGCTGGTGCATTTGGGCGGGCAATTATT CAAGAAGAATCTGAGATTGGTTTACCTGGAGGAAATGGTCAGCTATTGACACTTGGTCTAGGACTATTGGTCACAGCAATTGCTGCAGCTTATGTGACACAGCTTGCTAAG GATGCCGTAAAGGATATTGATGAGTAG